The Streptomyces nigra genome includes the window GCCGCGCCGGACGGTGAGGTCGACGCCTTTGAGGACCTCCAGCTTGCCGTACCGCTTGCGCACACCTTCGGCGTGCACCATCGGCACGCTCGCGTGGTCGTGCTGCGTCGGCACGCTCTCGTCGTGCTGCGTCGCCACGCTCTCGTCGTGCCGCGTCGCCACGCGCTGGTCGTGGCCAGTCGGGGCGCTGCGGTCGTGCCCGGTCGGGGCGCTGCCGTCGTGCATCTTGGGGGCGCTCACCGGCCCGCCTCCTTGTTCTTCACGCGAGTGGGCCGGGCGGCTGTGCCGAGCAGGCGCCGCAGGGGCGCCACGTGCTGGGGGCCGGCGGTGCCGCGGCCGTAGCGCCGCTCCAGCCAGGCCTGCGGGATGCCGAGCAGCGTGACCAGGGCGAGATACCACAGGCTCGCCACCACCAGCATGGGGATGACCTGGTAGTTCTGGGCGTACACGTCCTGGATGTTGGACATGAGGTCGTGCGCGGAGATGACCGAGACCAAGGCGGTCATCTTCAGCATGTTGATGGTCTCGTTGCCCATCGGCGGGATGATGACGCGCATCGCCTGTGGCAGCACGATCCGGCGCATGGTCAGGGCGGGACGCATACCGAGCGAGTGCGCGGCCTCGGTCTGCCCCTGGTCGACGGACTGGATGCCCGCGCGCACGATCTCTGAGGCGTAGGCGGCCTCGTTGAGCCCGAGGGCGAGCAGCGCCGCGACCGCAGGCGTCAGCAGGGTGTTGGTCTCCGTCTGGAAGAAGGTGACATCGGTGAAGGGGATGCCGATCTTCACGTACTTGTAGAGGGCGGCGGCATACCCCCAGAAGATGATCTGCACGAGCAGCGGGGTCCCACGGAAGACCCACACGAAGGCGGTGGCGATGCCGTACAGGACGGGGCTGGCCGACAGCCGCATGACGGCGATGAGCGTGCCCAGTCCGAGGCCGAGCGCCATGGCCGCGGCGGTCAGCCAGAGCGTCGTGCTCAGCCCGTCGAAGACGAGATCCGCGAACAGGTAGTCTCCGACGACGTCCCAGCGCAGGTTGTCGTTCTTGGCGAGCGAGCCGATGAGCCCGACGAGCGCCAGCACCGACACGACCGCGGCGAACCAGCGGGCGTAGTTGCGGACCGGGACGACCTCGAGCTCCGGTGCCCTCTCCCGGCCCGCGTGCGGGGTCTCCGGCGCGTTCTTCGTGACGGTCATGCTCAGTCCACCGCCGCGTTACGGGTGGCTTCCTTCACCGCGATCGAGGCCACGCCGTACTTGTCGAAGATCTTGGTGAGGGTGCCGTCGTCGATGAGGCTCTGGAGAGCCTTCTGGATCGCGTCGGTCAGCTCGGGCAGCTGCTTGCTGACGGCGATGCCGTTCGGCGAGGCGTTGTAGCCGCCCGGTGCGGCGGGGTCCTCCACCAGGTCGAAGGCCTTACCGCTGTCGGCGGTCTTGGCCACCCAGCCGGCGGCGGGCTTGGTGAGGACCTGGGCTGCGACCTTGCCGGAGCGCAGGGCGAGCTGGGCGTCGGAGTCCTTGGGATAGGTCAGGATGCCGATCTTCCCCTTGCCCGCGGCGGCACATTCCCTCTGGTGGGACTTCAGCAGGGTGAGCTGGTTGGTGGCGGCCTGGACGGCGACCTTCCGGCCGCACAGGCCGTCCAGGTCGGTGATCCTGGCGGGGTTGCCGTCGGCGACGAGGATGCCGGAACCGGACTGGGAGTAGTCGACGAAGTCGACGACCTGCTGACGCTCCTTGTTGTCGGTGATGGCGGACATGGCGGCGTCGAACTTGCCGGCCTGGAGGGCGGGCACGATCCCGTCGAACTTCTGCGGAGTGAAGGCGAAGTTCACACCCAGCTTCGCGCCCAGCGCCCGACCGAGGTCGTAGTCCAGGCCGGTGAGCTCGCTCTCCCCCTCCTTCACGAACATCTCGAACGGCGGGTAGGGAACGTCGGTCGCCACGCGTACCTTCCCGGCCTTCTTGATCTGCTCCGGCAGCTTGTCGTGCAGGGCCGGGTCCTTCTTGATCTCCACTCCGGCGACGGAGACCCTGCTCGCCGCCGCGGGAGCGGGGTCGTCGGCGTCCCCGCAGGCGGTGAGGGCGGTGAGGGCCAGAGCCGCCGCGGCGGCGGCCGGGACACGCTGGGCGAGACGAGTGTTCATCGTGGCGGAACCTCTCGGGATTTCTGCCGACGGACCCCTGCCGTCGACAACACAGCAGGGAAGTTACAGAAAGACCCAGCAATTGGCTAGATGTATCGGACGTTACGTTGATGTGAAACGACTGAAGAGGATCGGCGTGCCTGAGGAGATGCCCTCTGTCCTGGGCTTTCTGCGGGGCGGGCGACTCACGACCCGAGACGGTCGGCATACATCCATAGCTCGCCATGACCGATCTGTATCTTCCGATACCGGCCACACGGGGCGGACCCGCCGCTCACGGGAACGACGGGTCCGCGGACGGAGGTGCCGGTGCGCTCCCGGCCGCCAGAGGGAGCCGGCGGCCGGGGCCGCACCGGCGAGGTCAGGAACGCTCCGGGGGCATTCGCGTGCGCTTTCCCCTGGCCGGGACGGACGTTCGCCCGGGACAGATCCCCGTCGTAGTGCGCCCTGAGCCGAGGGTCCATGACACGCCGCCACACGGGCGGGAACCAGGCGACCACGATCATGGTGGCGTAGCCGGAGGGGAGTTGCGGGGCCTCGTCGAAATGGCGCAGCGTCTGATAGCGGCGCAGCGGGTTGGCGTGATGGTCGGAGTGCCGTTGCAACTGGAACAGCAGCAGATTGCTGACCGTGTGTTGCTGTTCCAGCTGTGCCGGGGAGTGACACGTTCATAGCGCCCGTCCTGACGGCGCCGTCGCAGCAGCCCGTAGTGCTCCAGGTAGTTGACCGTCTCCAGCAGACAGAACCCGATCACCGCCTGAAGGAGCAGGAAGGCAGGACGACCGGACCGAAGGCGACGGCCAGCACCGCGAAAAGGGCTGCGGTCAGCGCCCATGCCGTCAGGACGTCGTTGTGCGGCTGACGACGGGGCGTCCGCGGCGCTCCAGCCGACGCCGCTCCAGGTGCCAGGCCGAGCGCGCACTGCCCGTGACGGCACGAGGGAGAAGCGCCAGAAGCTCTCGCCATACGTGAACTGGCGTGATCCTCGGGCGTGGCCACGCGCACATGATGACCATGGTTGTGCTCGACGTAGAAGTGGCCGTAGCCGCTCTGGGCGAGCGCCATCCGGCTCAACCGCCGCTCCAACTGCTCGCGCTTGTGTCCCAGTTCGTGTGCGGTGTTGATGGCCACCCCGCCACGACGCCGGTGGTGGCGGCAAGGCCGAGGCCGTCCGCGACCGACAGCGTGCCGCCGGCCCACTGATCGCACGCCCACACCAGCGCACCGAATTGAAGCGGCAGGTACAGGTACGTGCACCAGCGGTAGTAGCGGTCCGCCTCCAGGCTTGCCATCGCCGCTCGGCGGATTGGCGCTGTCCCTGCCCGTGGCGTGATCGAGCAGGGGCAGAAGGACGAATGAGAAGAACGGCCCCCACCACCACAGAACCCAGCACCCGTCAGGGAGACGAGACCGGCCGCCTGAAACGGCAGAGTCGGGACGACCAGAGCCAGGGCCAGAGGCACCGCTTCGGGTCACGCCACGTCGGGCATCTTCGTCGCCGCGCTTCGTCATGAGGTTCCCTTCTATGGGACGTTGCGCCTCCACCGCCGAGTTCAGGGAAGCGGCGGAGGCGCAACTGGGGGGAGCCCCGAGCGTGCCAGCCGCCCATGGCACTGACAAACCCAGCGCAGTGTAAATATTCTGACGCAGCGTCAATTCCGATGGAGCGCCACCCTCAGCATCCGTCTCGAAGGAACCCGTACCTCCGTCGGCTGGGGTCGCTCTGGCACACTGCTGCGATGGCCGCTGCCGATCCCGCCGTGAGACCGCCTCATCCGCCGCGCGTGGCGTGGCGCCTCCAGATGAGGGAGCGCGTCCTGGAGGAGGCCTGGACCCTGGCCGCGCAGAACGGCTGGGACCGGGTGCGGGTCGCGGACCTGGCGGAGCGGTCCGAGGTCTCAAGGCCGTCGATATACAAGGAGTTCGGCGATCGGGCCGGAGTCGGTCAGGCCCTGGTGGAGCGGGAGACGGAGCGGTTCCTGACCCGGCTCGCGGCCGTGCTGGACTCCGGCGGGGGCGACGTCGCCGGTGCCCTGCGCAGAGGAGTCGCGCACACGCTCGACGAGGGCAGACGCAACCCGTTCATCCGGGCCGTGCTCACCGCCGCACGCGGGGAACAGACGCCCTGCTTCCGTTCCTGACGAGTCGGCCGGACCCGGTGTTCTCCTCGGCACGTGAGCTGCTGAGCGCCTGGCTGACCGATGCCGTGCCCGACGCCGGCCAGGCGCGGCGCGAGGAGGCGGCGGACCTCGCCGTACGGCTCACGCTCAGCCACATGCTCCTGCCGGTGCCCGGGCAGGGCGACGTCTCCGAACGGGTCACGCGCGCGGTGTGCGCCGTTCTGAACCATTGACGTGCCCCACCGTGCGGCGGTCTTCGCCGCGGCCGGGAGCGTCTTCGTCCACGCGGCAGAAGACGGCCTGGGGACCGTGGTGGTCCTCCCCCGGCCCACGGGCGGGCTCCTCACGCAAGAAGAGCCAGACACTCCGTCAACTTCGGCCAGGGCTCGACTGTTTGAGACATTGAAAGATCAATAGTGTGACCCTCGAGCACCAAGCGTCTACCTCAAGGAGTCCCGTGTCCGCTGCCGCGCAGCCTCTCGACATCCTCTCCCCCGCGTTCGCGGCGGATCCCTATCCCACGTACGCGGTGATGCGGGAGAAAGAGCCTCTGATCTGGCACGAGGCCACCCAGAGCTACATCCTCTCCCGCTACGACGACGTCGAGCGCGTCTTCAAGGACAAGAAGTCCGAGTTCACCACGGACAACTACAACTGGCAGCTCGAGCCGGTGCACGGCAGGACGATCCTGCAGATGAGCGGGCGTGAGCACGCGGTGCGCCGGGCCCTGGTTGCTCCCGCCTTCCGGGGCAGCGACCTCCAGGAGAAGTTCCTGCCGGTCATCGAACGCAACTCCCGCGACCTCATAGACACCTTCCGCGACTCCGGGTCCGCCGACATCGTCAGCGACTACGCAACTCGATTTCCGGTCAACGTCATCGCCGACATGCTCGGGCTGGACAAGGCCGACCACACCCGCTTCCACGGGTGGTACACGGCCGTCATCGCCTTCCTCGGCAACCTCTCGGGCGACCCGGAGGTGACGGCCGCGGGGGAACGGACCCGGGTGGAGTTCGCCGAGTACATGATCCCGATCATCCAGGAGCGGCGCGAGAAGCCGGGCGACGACCTGCTGTCGGCGCTGTGCGCCGCCGAGGTGGACGGTGTCCGGATGAGCGACGAGGACATCAAGGCGTTCTGCAGTCTGCTGCTCGCCGCCGGCGGTGAGACCACGGACAAGGCGATCGCCAGCATCCTGGCCAATCTGCTGATGCATCCCGAGCAACTGGCAGCGGTCAGCGAGGACCGGAGCCTGATTCCGGCGGCGTTCGCTGAGACGCTGCGCTACACCCCGCCGGTCCACATGATCATGCGCCAGTCGGCCGTGGACGTCGAGGTCAGCGGCGGGACCATCCCGGCCGGGGCCACGGTGACCTGTCTGATCGGCGCCGCCAACCGGGACGAGCGGCGCTACCGCGAGCCCGACCGCTTCGACATCTTCCGCGACGACCTCAGCACGACATCGGCGTTCTCCGCCGCCGCCGACCATCTCGCCTTCGCGCTCGGCCGGCACTTCTGCGTCGGAGCCCTGCTGGCCAAGGCCGAGGTGGAGACCGGCGTCAACCAGCTGCTGGACGCCATGCCCGATCTTCGGCTCGCCGACGGCTTCGACCCGGTGGAGCAGGGCGTGTTCACCCGCGGCCCGCAGTCGCTGCCGGTGCGCTTCACGCCGGTCACCACCTGACCCGCGCAAGGGGCGCGCCTCACTCCCGGAGGGCAGCGGCGCACGCCACCAGGGCCGCCGTACACCGTGAATGGCCGGTGCCCGCGAACTCGCAGGCACCGGACCGGACGGCTGAGCGGCGGCGCGCCTGAGGGCTGTCCCGTCATTCCCGGTGGATCGGCGCGCGGCGTCATGTGCGGTGCATCGCAAGGCGGAGGGCCCGTCCGCATACTGGATGTATGCGGACGACCCGACAGCGCGGCGAGGTGCCGTGGCTGACGTCGCGCGCCCGCCGGGAAGGACGGGACAGCCCTCAGTGTGCTGCCGGGGTGAACTCCACGGGCAGGGACTTCAGTCCCCGCATCCAGATGGACGGGCGCCAGGCCAGCTCCTCCGGTTCGACGCCCAGCACCAGGTCGGGCAGATGCTCCATGAGCGTCTCGACGGCCGTCCTCGCCATCACGTCCGCCAGGAGGGGGCGGGGTAGGGACAGCGGTGTTCGCCGTTGCTGAAGGACAGGTGGGCGGAGTTCTCGGCACCGACGTGGGAGTCCGGCCAGATCTGCGGGTCGGTGTTGGCCGCGGCGAGGCCCAGCACGAGGCAGTCTCCCTCGCGGATGAGCCGGCCCCCAGCTGGGTGTCGCGCACGGCCCAGCGGCCGATGAAGTTCTGGGTGGGTGTGTCCAGCCACAGCACTTCGTTGAGGGCGTCGCCGACGCTGACCCGGCCGCCGGAGACATTGACCGCGAAGCGCTCATCGGTGAGCAGCAGACGCAGGGTGTTGCAGATCCAGTTGGCGGTGGGCTGCTGCGCGGCGGCGATGACGGAGATCAGGTCCTGGACGATCTCCTCGTCGGTGAGCCCGGCCGGATCCAGCAGCATCCGCGAGGTGACGTCGGGGCCGGGCTGCTCCCGCTTCTCCTTCACCAGCTGCATGATGCGCGCACCGACACGCCCGTAGGCGGCCACGGGTCGTCGCCCTCACCGGCGTCGAGGGAGATCCGGAGGTCCTCGACGAGTTGCTCGGTGTCCGCGCTGCCCTGCGTCATGCCGCACATCCACAGCACGGCGCGGGCCGGCAGCGCGTGGGCGTACGCGCTCATCAGCTCGGCGTGGCCCCTGCCGGAGAAGCCGGCGATCAGCTGCTCGGCGATCAGCTGGCACTCGCGGGCCAGTTCGAACTGGTCGACGCCCTCCAGTGCCTGGGTGATCACCCCGGCGCGGCGCTGGTGCTCGGCACCCTCGGTGAACAGCACGGAGGGCTGGTATCCGACGAAGGGCATCAGGGGCCAGTCCGGCGGGATGTTCGGCCACTGGTTCCAGCGCCGGGAGTCCCGGGCGAACAGTTCGTCGTGGCTGGTGACGAAGGTGACCTCGGAATAGCCGAGCACCAGCCAGGCGGGGATGTCGTTGTCGAGCAGCACCGGCGCGACGGCGCCGTGTTCGCGCCGCAGGGCGCGGTACAGCTGGGCGGGCGTCTGCTGGTATTCCAGGCCGCCCAGGTGCACGGCAGAGGAGTGGGCCGGACAGCCGGGCGGAGGCGTGGCCCCGGGAGCGGAGCCGAAGGTGTCGCTCATGCTGTGCTCTCCTGGGACAGTGCCAGCGCATACAGGTGGTTGACCAGGGTGATGAGGACCTCTTTGCAGGACGACCTGAGCCGGGCGTCGCAGTCGACCATCGGCACGTGCTCGCCCAGGGCGAGTGCCTGGCGGATCTCTTCGAGCGAGAAGCGGGCGTCGTCGCCGTCGAAGCGGTTGACGGCCACCACGAACGGCGTGCCGTGGTGCTCGAGCCGGTCTATCGCGTACCAGGAGTCCTCCATGCGGCGGGTGTCGACCAGCACCACGGCGCCCAGCGTGCCGGAGAACAGGCGGTCCCACAGGAACCAGAAGCGCTCCTGACCGGGGGCGCCGAACAGGTACAACACCATGCGCTGGCTGAGGCTGATGCGCCCGAAGTCGAAGGCCACGGTCGTGGTGTTCTTGTTCTCCACGCCTTTGGTCTCGTCGATGCCGTACCCGGCCTGCGTCATCACCTCCTCGGTGTTCAGGGGCCGGATCTCGCTGACGGAGCGCACCATGGTGGTCTTCCCGACACCGAAACCGCCTACGACGACGATCTTCAGGCCGGTCTCGGCGGCATCGGCCAGCGGCGTGCGCTGCGAAGGCAGCTCAGAGGTTACGGAGCCCATGGAGGACCTCCTGGAGCAGGGCGGTTTCGGGGAGGCCGGCGACGGATTCGGCGGCGCGGGGATGGCGGGCGCTGACCTTGCCCATGTCGTGCAGGTCGCCGAGCAGAATCCGCACCACGGTGACGGGCAGCGCCAGTTCGGCCGAGATCTCGACCACGGCCGTGGGATGCCGGCACATCTCCAGGATGCGGGCGTGCTCGGACTGCATCCCGGAGGCGGGCTCGCTCTCGCTGACGACCAGCGTCACCAGGTCGAAGAAGTCGTCGGCCTCGCTGCGCCCACCCGTGACCATGTAGAGCCGGTCGGGATCACCGATGTCCACGGGTTTGCGGATCACGTGGTGGCACCCCTGCTGGCGGGAGTACGGGGCTCGGCCCGCAGGTGCTCGCCGATCTGCTGGACCAGTTCGGTCATCTGGTGGCCCACCACGCCCGGGTCGGCGCTCTCGTCGGCGATGACCGCCAAGTGGGCGCCGTCGCCGGCCTCCACGATGAACAGCAGGCCACCGTGGAATTCGGTCATCGCGTGCCGCACGCCGCCGGTGCCGTCGCCGAACTCCACCGAGGCGCCCTGGGACAGCGCCTGGATTCCGGAACAGATGGCGGCCAGTTGGTCGGCCTGGTCGAGCGTCATGTGCTCCGTCCAGCACAGCTTCAGCCCGTCCCGGGACAGGACGAGGGCGTGGCGTGTGCCCGGCGTGCGCTCCATGAGGTTCGTCAGGAGCCAGCTCAGGCTGGTGTCAGTGGTCTCCATGGTGGGTGGGGCGGGGTGCGACCGTTCGCGGGTCACCCGGCCCGTACCTCCAATCCAACGAGGTGGGGCGATCAGTACGGGAGTGGTGGGCGAGGGCGCCCGGTGGGCTGGGGTGCGCGGCCTACTCGTCGCGCGAGGCCTCCTGCGGGTCATCGGTACCGGCTTCCCCGGCGCCGTGCCGACCGCGATGGAAGGCGCCGAAGCGGCTTCCCGCGTCGCGAGCCGGGCCCTGCTCCCCCTGCTGAGCGGGGGACGTTTCGGCTGCCGGCCGAGGGCGTCCCCGCTCCGCCTCGGCCATGGTGCGGCCGGGGGCCCGCACGGGCAGGCCCCCCGGAGTAGCCGGGCCGCGCCCACGTGAGCCGGCGGCGGGGGTGTCCGTGTCGGCTGTGCGCGAGCGCACCGGCAGCGGCTTCTCCGCGGCCGGGGCCGGTCCGGGCGCGGGGACCGGCGCGGAGGCTGCCGCTTCCCGACTGCGGCGGGGACTCGCCGGGGCGACGGGCTCGCGCTGCTGGGCCATCAGTTGAGGCGGCAGGAGGACGACGACGCCGGTGCCGCCGCGCGAGGAAGGGCGGTAGTTGACGCTGATGCCGTACTTGGAGGCGACCCGCCCCACGACCGCCAGCCCCAGCCGGGTGCCCTGCAACGAGGCCAGGTCGGTCACCCGGCCCGCGACAGCCTCCTCCGCGCGATGCATGGCGGCGTCGGACATCTTCAGGCCACTGTCCTCGATCGTGACGACGAGTCCGGCGCTGCGCTCCTCCACGTAGACGTGGACCTCGTCGATGGGCGGCGAGAAGTTGGCAGCGTTGTCCATGAGTTCGGCCAGCAGGTGCATCACCCCCTCGGCGGCGAAGCCCGAGATGGCGGCTTTGCTGGAGCTGTGCAGGCGCACCCGCCGGTAGGCGGCGATCCGGCCGACCGCGCCACGCAGAACGCTCTCGACCACGATCGGCTTGTTCCAGACGCGGCTGGAACGGCCGCCCATCAGGAGGGCCAGCCGGTCGGTCATCAGGCCCAGCTGCGACGTGCTGTGGTCCAGGCGCAGCAGGTCGCCGAAGACCTCCTCACCGTGCCGCTCCTGCATGTCGCGCAGGTCGGCGAGCATGCTGACGGTCTTGGCCTGCACCCGGCTCAGAGCCTTGGCGGACGCTGCCTGGGCGGCGGCCGAACGGCGCTCGCTGTAGGCGAGTTCACGCACGAACCACTCGGCGGGGTCGCGCAGCAGCGGACTACGCGGCCAGTCGAACTTGGCCAGGACGGTGTCCGCGGAGCTTCCCTCGCGCAGCAACGCGACGGCGGAGGGCAGCGTCTCGGCGGTCAGACGCTTGAGTTCGGTGCTGCCCTGGGCCAGTTCGCCGCGCAGGGTCTCCAGTTCGGACTCGGCGTGGACGGCTCTGCGGACCAGCGCGTCGAGTTCGGTGGCGAAGACCTCCAGCAACTGGCGCAGGTGCGGATCGGACGGCGGTGTGACGCGAGCGAGAGCATCGTCGGTCCGGGTCCCGCCTTTCACCTGATGCACGAGGCCCGGCAGGGTGACGTTGACCAGCTGGGAGGTCTCCGCGCCCTGCTGCATCCAGTGCTTGCGGGCCATCTCCAGCTCGTCGCTGCGGGATGCGGCGTCCCGGCGGGCCGTGCGCAGCAGGCGGGCGGCGACGGCGACGAGGAGCGCCGTGCACACCCAGGCGACTGCCGCGGTGCCGGTCACCCAGCCGCGGGCCTCGGCGGGGGCCACGACGATGACGGCCGCGGCGCTCACGGCAGTGACGAGGAGCGCGGCAGGGAACACGGCCGGCGAGGAGCGCGCCCCTTTCGCACTCCGGCGCTGGCGGGGGCGGGCAGGCACTGACATTCCGGGGTCCCTCGGTCCTTGGCGGCAGCAGTCCTGGTGACGACTGGAGGTCGCCCTTGATCAGGGCGGCGGTGGGCGCCACTCGTGACCCTTCCGGGTCGGGCACGCCGCCATGCTAGTCACCGAGCCGTGCCAGAAAGCCCGGCCTGAGTGCCCTGCCGTGGCACCGGTTGAATTCGTCGGGAAACATCCATTGTCACGTACGCGTGTGATATTTGACGTCGCCTCATCTGACCGCCATGGAGCCCGCATTCAGGCAATGAGTCGGCGTCGAAGAGTTCAACCGAGACCGAGCCGCAGCCAGATGCGGCCTGGGAAATGAACATTTTGAGCCAACTATCTGTCCCGGTTCGCTCAAGGAAACCGCCGTGAATCAGCACAGTCTCGGCGAAGCGGCCCCGGAGACCGTACCAGCCCCAGGTGCCGACTCACGGAGAGAGAGCGACGGGCCGGAGCGCCTCGGTGATCAGTGGATCGCCCTGCCGGAGCCCGGCGGGCTCGCCCGGCCCGCCGGAGGGCGCTTTCCGCACTGCGCCGTGTTTCGCCGGGCTGCCGCTCAAGGGCCGGGTCGTTCGTGCCGTGCGGCCGAGAATCGGAGGAGCGCAATTCGCTCTCCAGGCCGAGGCAGCGGCGATCGGATGGGAGACGCGGAGTCGGCCCAGGTCGGCCCCGACCTCCATAGGGGGCCCGGGTCAGAGGACGTCGTAGGTGCGGGCGAGCATCCGTACGGTGGCGGCGATGGCCCGGCGCAGTTCGATCGGGGCGACGACTTCGACGTCCCCGCCGAGCCGTAGCAGCTCGCCGCATGCGTGCTCGACGCCTTCGATCGGGATGACCGCCTCCACCCATTCGGTGCCGGGGACGGCGGTCGCCGTGGAGTCGACCGCCCGCACCACCTCCGGGGCGACGTTGTCGGGCAGGCGCCGACGCCCTCGGGGCGACAGACGGATGGTGGCCTCGCCGGTGTAGCGACGCGCCTGGAATTCCGCGAGATAGGTATCCCAGTGCGCACCCAGGTCGAAGTCCTGCGGCCGGTCGAAACGCTCGTCGCCCACGCTCGCGTCGATGATGTGGGCGACACGATAGGTCGCCATCCCGCGGTCCGTGGCGGCCACGAGGTACCAGACGCCGGACTTGAGCACCAGGCCGTACGGACGAAGGCGGCGCTGCACTTCCTGCGGCACCCGCCAGCGGCGGTACCGCACGTCCACCGTGTGCCCGGTGCGTACCGCGTCGACGAACAGCGTGAGATGCGGGGCCCGTTCGGGCTCCCGGTACCAACCGGGGGCGTCCACGTGGAACACGGCGGCGGTACGCGCGGCCTCTTCGCGCAGTCCGGTCGGCAGCGCGGCCAGCAGCTTCAGCCGTGCCGCCACCGCTTCCGCCGCAAGCCCCAAGTCGGCGGCGGCGCCGGGCAGTCCGGCGAAGAGGAGCGCCCGTGCCTCGCCTTCGCTCAGCCCGGTCAGACGGGTGCGATATCCGTCCAGCAGCTGGTAGCCGCCCCCGGGCCCGGGCTCCGCGTAGACCGGAACCCCCGCCGCCTGGAGTCGAGCCAGGTCACGATACGCGGTCCGGACGGACACGCCCAGCTCATCGGCGATCGCCCGCGCGGACAGGCGCCCACGGGACTGGAGCAACAGCAGAACGGACAACAACCGACTGGCAGACACGGACGCATTCTCCTCGGAAAACCCTGACAGCACCTGGCACACGACTCCCCTACCGTCGACCGGCGTCCGGCCCCGGCTCCCGCCGGACGGGCCACACGCCCCCGCCCTGCCCGCCCCAGGACGAACGACTGGAGACCCCTGTGCCCCCGTCCCCGCCCCACCTCGTAGACCGCATGTCCGTGATCGAGCTCCGGCAGTACACGCTGCGTCCCGGCCGGCGCGACGACTTCGTCGAGTTGTTCGACCGGGAGTTCGTCGAGTCGCAGGAGGAGGCCGGGATGACCGTGCTCGGCCAATTCCGGGATGTCGATGATCCGGACCGCTTCGTCTGGCTGCGCGGCTTCCGGGACATGACGACGCGTCATCGCGCCCTCACCGCCTTCTACGGCGGACCTGTCTGGGCCAGGCACGGCGCCCGGGCGAACGACGCCATGATCGACTCGGACGACGTCCTTCTTCTTCGCCCCTCCTCGGCCGACACGAACTTCGCCGTCTCCTCCCGGGCAAGGCCTCCGATCGGCGCACCGTCGCCCGAACGGTTCGTCGCGGCCACCGTGTGGTCCTTCCCGCCGGGGCGAGACGACGGCATCGCACGGATCCGGGACGGCCTGCTCCCCGCTCTCCTCGAGACGGGCCCGGCGCCGCTCGGTCCCCTGATCACCGAGCCCGCACCCAATACATTCCCCAGGCTGCCGGTTCGCGCCGGGGAGAACGTCGCCGTGCTGTTCGCCTCGTACCCCGACGAGAGCGCGTACCTGCGGCATCTCGCCGATGTCCGGGCCCGTCCCCGCGTACGGGACGAGATCCTGCCGGACATCGAGCGAGAGCAGACGGCCGCACCTCGGGTGCTCCGGCTGAGGCCCACGGGCCGCTCGCTCCTCTCCTGACGCCTTCGGGTAATCCGTAGCGGAACGCCGGGCTGATTGGTCCTGAATTCCTTTTCACCTGATCAGGTCTGGGACCAATCCGCGGGGCGAACGGAACCGGATTCCCGGCGTGAGGGACGACGAGAAGGATCAGCGGGTACGAACCCCTTGGCCCCGTAGTGCGTTGGGCGCGCTGGGCGGGGTGCTGGCCGGCTTCGCCGCGCTGGCGGTGGCCGATCTGCTGGCAGGGTTGGCGCGGCCGCAGGCCGGCCCGATCGTCGCGGTGGGCGGCGCGTCCATCGACGCCACGCCGGCCGCGGTCAAGGACTGGGCGGTCCGTCG containing:
- a CDS encoding sensor histidine kinase, translating into MSVPARPRQRRSAKGARSSPAVFPAALLVTAVSAAAVIVVAPAEARGWVTGTAAVAWVCTALLVAVAARLLRTARRDAASRSDELEMARKHWMQQGAETSQLVNVTLPGLVHQVKGGTRTDDALARVTPPSDPHLRQLLEVFATELDALVRRAVHAESELETLRGELAQGSTELKRLTAETLPSAVALLREGSSADTVLAKFDWPRSPLLRDPAEWFVRELAYSERRSAAAQAASAKALSRVQAKTVSMLADLRDMQERHGEEVFGDLLRLDHSTSQLGLMTDRLALLMGGRSSRVWNKPIVVESVLRGAVGRIAAYRRVRLHSSSKAAISGFAAEGVMHLLAELMDNAANFSPPIDEVHVYVEERSAGLVVTIEDSGLKMSDAAMHRAEEAVAGRVTDLASLQGTRLGLAVVGRVASKYGISVNYRPSSRGGTGVVVLLPPQLMAQQREPVAPASPRRSREAAASAPVPAPGPAPAAEKPLPVRSRTADTDTPAAGSRGRGPATPGGLPVRAPGRTMAEAERGRPRPAAETSPAQQGEQGPARDAGSRFGAFHRGRHGAGEAGTDDPQEASRDE
- a CDS encoding helix-turn-helix transcriptional regulator — its product is MSASRLLSVLLLLQSRGRLSARAIADELGVSVRTAYRDLARLQAAGVPVYAEPGPGGGYQLLDGYRTRLTGLSEGEARALLFAGLPGAAADLGLAAEAVAARLKLLAALPTGLREEAARTAAVFHVDAPGWYREPERAPHLTLFVDAVRTGHTVDVRYRRWRVPQEVQRRLRPYGLVLKSGVWYLVAATDRGMATYRVAHIIDASVGDERFDRPQDFDLGAHWDTYLAEFQARRYTGEATIRLSPRGRRRLPDNVAPEVVRAVDSTATAVPGTEWVEAVIPIEGVEHACGELLRLGGDVEVVAPIELRRAIAATVRMLARTYDVL
- a CDS encoding NIPSNAP family protein; this translates as MSVIELRQYTLRPGRRDDFVELFDREFVESQEEAGMTVLGQFRDVDDPDRFVWLRGFRDMTTRHRALTAFYGGPVWARHGARANDAMIDSDDVLLLRPSSADTNFAVSSRARPPIGAPSPERFVAATVWSFPPGRDDGIARIRDGLLPALLETGPAPLGPLITEPAPNTFPRLPVRAGENVAVLFASYPDESAYLRHLADVRARPRVRDEILPDIEREQTAAPRVLRLRPTGRSLLS